CCCAGATTGCGGGTGAGGTGCGCGATTTCGATCCCGGCCGGTTCATCGAGAAAAAAGAAATCAAAAAAATGGACACGTTCATCCACTATGCCGTTGGCGCGGCCCAATTGGCGGTGGATGATGCCGCGTTGAAAGTGGCGCCGGAAGAAGCGACCAAGGTGGGCGTCTATATCGGGTCTGGCATCGGCGGCCTGGGCTCGATCGAGCATTATCACGATGTGCTGAAGGAGAAAGGGCCCGGGCGTGTGTCGCCCTTCTTTATTCCGATGACGATCATCAATCTGGCGTCCGGCCAAGTGGCGATCCGCATTGGGGCGAAGGGGCCGAACTCGTGCGCGGTCACAGCCTGCGCGACCGGCAACCACTGCATCGGCGATGCGTTCAGGCTGATTCAGCGGGGCGATGCCGATGTGATGGTGGCGGGCGGCGCCGAAGCGGCGATCACGCCGCTGGGCGTGGCCGGGTTTGCGGCGGCCAAAGCCCTGTCGTTCCGGAACGATGAGCCCACGAAAGCCAGCCGCCCATTCGACAAGGATCGGGATGGTTTCGTGCTCGGCGAAGGCGCGGGTGTGGTCGTGCTGGAGGAGCTCGACCATGCGCGGCGCCGCGGGGCGCGGATTTATGCCGAGCTTATCGGCTATGGGATGAACAGCGATGCCTATCACATCACGGCTCCGCCGGAGGAAGGTGAGGGGGCTGTTCGCTGCATGGAACTCGCATTGAAGGATGCGGGGATTGCAAAGGATCAGGTCGGCTACATCAATGCCCATGGGACCTCCACCATGGCGGATGCGATCGAGACGCGGGCCATCAAGCAAGTGTTCGGCGAGCAGGCCTACAAGATTCCCGTGAGTTCGACGAAGTCGATGACGGGGCATTTGCTCGGCGCCGCCGGCGGGATCGAGGCCGTGTTCAGCATTCTGGCGCTCCATCACGGGATGTTGCCGCCGACGATCAACCTCGACAATCCTGACCCGGCCTGCGATCTGGACTATATTCCCAACCAGGCTCGCGCGGTCCCTATTCAGGTTGCGCTCTCCAATTCCTTCGGGTTCGGGGGCGTCAACGCCTGTCTGATCTTCAAGCGTCCGGAAGCGTAGCGCGGAACTATGACACCGGCTTTGCCAGCCGACTCTTCCTCACATCCGTTCGCGTATCAGTTCAAGAACCCTTCGTTGCTGGAGGAGGCGCTTACCCACAAGTCGCATGTGAATGAGCGGAAGGGGGGCGTGCGCCCGCATAACGAGCGGCTGGAGTTTCTCGGCGATGCGGTCTTGTCCCTGATTGTCAGCGACCATCTGGCGCGGCTCTATCCCCAATTAAGCGAAGGCTCGCTCTCAAAGCTGAAAGCGACGCTGGTGAGCGAAGCCTCACTGGCTCAGGCGGCGCGCCGCTTGAAGCTCGGCTCGTTCCTGCGGCTTGGGCGGGGGGAAGAGCGGTCGCAGGGACGGGAGAAAAATTCGCTCCTGGCCGATGCGTTGGAGGCGGTGATTGCGGCCGTCTATCTGGATGGCGGGCTGGAGGCGAGCCGGATTTTTACCGAAGGGGTGCTGGCTCATGAACTCGCTCAGGCTGAGGCGCAGCAGGGAACCCCGGGCGGCGAAGATTATAAGACGCGGCTTCAGGAATGGTGCCAGCAGCGGTATGATCAGTTGCCGCAATATGACATTGTGCGAGAGACTGGGCCTGATCATCAAAAGCTGTTCGATGTCGAAGTGCGGGTCAACGGGTCCGTAGCCGGGCAAGGGCGGGGCCTCAGTAAAAAAGAGGCTGAGCAGATGGCGGCGCAGCAGGCACTGGAACGGCTGGTGCCTTGAAGCAGGCGGGGCTGGTCGCTATCTATTGATAAGTGGTTTGATAAAGAAGGAGGGATGATGATGCAGAGACGATTGACCGGATTGCTGGGATGTCTTGTGTTGGCCGTAGGCCTTCCATTTTTTGGGATGAGTGGCATCGTGGCGGCGGCAGACAAGGGGCCTGCCCCTAAAGCAGAGGCGCCGAAGAGCCCTCGTGCGATTATTAAAACCAAGTTCGGAGACATTGAACTGAAATTCTATCCCGACATCGCCCCGAAGCATGTGGAAAACTTTATCAAGCTGGCGAAGGAGGGGTTCTATAATGGGACGATCTTTCATCGGGTGATCCCTGGATTCATGATTCAAGGGGGAGATCCCAATACAAAAGATTCGCTGAGGAAAGACGCGTATGGACAGGGTGGTCCTGGGTTTACAGTGAAGGCGGAGTTCAGCGATACCCCGCACAAGCGAGGCATTCTCTCGATGGCGCGGGCGGCCGATCCTGACTCGGCGGGTTCGCAGTTTTTCATCGTGGTCGAGGATTCACGATTTCTCGACCGGAAGTACACCGCGTTCGGCGAAGTCACCAAGGGCATCGGGGTGGCCGATAAGATTGTAAATGTGCCGCGAGATGGACGAGACAATCCCAATGAACGCATCGAGATGACAGTGACCATCGTAGAATAGCGGTTTCGGCAAGCAAGCCCGTTTGCTCCTCCCATCCCACGATGGGGGGAGCGCCTATTTCTCCTCCCAGCCATTTCAATCTCCTAATCGAGTCTTCCTCATTCTTGTGCGGTCATCGCGGCATGCCCCGATTTGCCCAGCGAAATGGCCGGGGGGTGCTAGTCAGGTCACCCTACCTTCGAGGGGGGATCTTTTGCGGGATGTTTATTGGCCTATTCTGCAGCGTATTCTCGCTCCGTTGCCGTCTGGCGGTCGATGAAGGGGGCAGGTTCTATGCACGAGGGGATGACGCGGCGGATGTATCGGCGCGTACAGAGGGAATGCGATGGCTGTATTTTAACGGCCACGACTGTCAGCCGGTGTCGCATTTCTGATGTATCGCTGAATGGGTGTCGTATTCAGTCGGATCGGGAGTTTGCCCCGGGATCGTTTGTGATGGTGCGGATATGGGTGCCGGGGGTGAAGGAGCCGATTGATATCGATCAGGCGGTGATCCGCTGGGAACGCCATGGGGAGATCGGCTTACAGATCGTGGCGCTGTCGAACGGAGCGGATTTTCAGCTGGCGCGGTATGTCGAATGCTCGCTCTCGTCAGCGCGCAAAGCGGCTCCGCCTGTGAGGGAACAGGGCTGGATCAGTGGTGATGGTGCTGGCATTCCGGCCCATGCTCATGGGGCTGGGCAGCGGGCGGAGGCATGAACGATTGGCCGGGGAGCACGATGTGTCCCGGTTCATGTTTTTTCTTCAAGTGATCCGCAATCTGAGGATGATAGGAGCTGACATAGCCGATCAGCCCGCTGACGAATCGCCGGGACTGGAAATCCTTCCCTGAAAAATCCGACACGAATTTGACGGCGCGGTCGAGGATCTCCGGCGCATTGGAGGAGTCTGCGATCTGCTTCGGGTTTTGCTTTTTGAAGGTCTCGTATTCCTTGATCAAGTGTTCCGCGAAGACCGGCATGGGCGCAGACGGCACATGCAAGGGGCTGAGCGTGCGGCGAAGGCCTTGGATGGCGGCGATGACTTCGGCGTCCTGTCCGTCCCGCCGCCCCTGAAAGAAGCTGAAGGTAATCACTTCGACCAGGTTGAAGAGCGCCACGGCCTGCTCTCCTCCGAATTCGCTGAGCTCCCGGTAAAAATCCCGCCGCACCGGCATGAACTGTTCGCCCAGACGCTTCTGCTGATAGTCGCTGCCGCTGTCGAGGTAGACGCAGTCGGCGGGGCAGTTGACGCGCACGAGGCGATGTTCACCGCAACAGGAGTTACAGATGAGCCCGCCCAGGGCGGGGCAGGGGCGTTTGCCTTTGCGTTGCTTGCAATAGAGACACTGGCTCATTTCTTGGGCGATCCTTCCGCTGCAGCCTTGGGCGGCCCCGCCGCGCCGAATCCGTAGTCCGCGAGGGTTCTTCTGGTATCCCGGCTTTTGCCCTCCGAGGGCGCTTCCAAACCGTTGATCTCGGCGGTATGGGCATAGTGATAGGGGACGAGAATGAGATTGTTGGCGCGGTCAATGCTGATGTCCGCGGGGGCGGGGAGATATTCCGCGATGACTTGAAAGTGGTTATCGCGGGTCATCCGCCAGATTTTCCCTTTGGTGAAATCCGATACATACATATTGCCCCAGCGATCGAAGTCCACGCCGCTCAGGTTCTGGAAGCGGCTGGTAAAGAAGCCATTCGAGACCAGTTCGGTCAGCTGTCCGTCGGGGGTGATCTCCAGAATCTTGCCCTTCTCCCAACTGACGGCAATGATATGGCCGGTCCGCGGATGGACCGCGATGCCTGACGGGCCGGCCAGCCGCTCGTCATGTATCAGCAGGCTTACTTTGTGGTCGGCGGACGAATCGATCCGGTAAATCGTATTGCCGGATTGATCGGAGGCATACAGGATGCCGTTCGGTCCGGCGGTGACATCGGTCAGCGATACGGGCATCTTTGCCGTCTGAGGCGGAAAGGAGACGGTGACCAGGAATTTCCCCGTGGCTTTGTCAAACCCCTTGAGTTGATCGAGGTCCGCGATATAGAGGATGTTCGCCATCAAGGCCATGCCTTTGGGGGCATGGAGCATCATGTCGGAAATACCGCCCTGGATGAACTTGAGGTTCAGCACTTTGCCTTCGGCGTCGACTTTCGTAATAAAGCCATTGTTGTCACGGGCGTCCGGCTCGCCATTGATATTGGAGATGAAGAATTCTTTGCCCTGCGGGTCGCCGACAAAGCTGTTGGGCGATTCCAGACCGGTAATCTGGGCGGCCTGCGAGGCCGCCGGCCATATGAGCAAGCCGCATGCGAGCGCAGCGGCCGCAAGGAGGCTGTTCGATCGATTGTACCCGGTTGGACGGCTGTTCAAGGTTGGATCATCATGTAAGAGGATTGGATTGCATCGTAGCGAACGGCGGAAGAGCCTGTCAAGGAAGAGGGTGACCTCGTGCCCCTCGCCTCATTCCTTGTGCCGCGCGAAGCAGAGCGTTGACTTGCATAAAAATGCCCTGCTAAGGTGCCAACGGTTTTCTAGCCAACCGCTTGAATTCAGGGAGGGAAATTGTGGGAGCACGACTCATTGACGGGAAGGCCTTGGCGCAGCAAGTTCGTGACCGCCTTGCGGTGGAGTCAGCCGCCGTATTGGCCAAAACAGGGATGAAGCCGGGTTTGGCGACGATTCTTGTCGGCGACGACCCCGCGTCCCATCAGTATGTGAAGAGCAAGCAAAAAGCCTGCGATGCGGCCGGTATCTATATCGATGACCACAAGTTACCTGCCAGCACAACACAAGCAGAGTTGTTGTCCTTGATTGAGAGGATGAACGCGGATCCCAAGATTCACGGAATCTTGGTTCAGCTTCCGCTGCCCAAGCACATCGAGAGTCGTGTTGTACTTGAGGCCGTGTCCCCCGACAAGGATGCCGATGGGTTTCATCCCTATAATTTTGGCCGGCTGGTCGAGGGGAATCCGGTCTTTGAGGCCTGCACTCCGAAGGGCGTGATCAAGATGTTGGAATCCACCGGAATCGGCATTGAAGGGAAGCGGGCGGTCGTGTTGGGACGCAGCAATATTGTGGGCAAGCCGCTGGCGCTCATGTTGTTGCAGCGCAACGCGACGGTGACCATTTGCCATTCCAAGACCAAGGATATCGCCGCTGTCTGCCGCGAGGCGGACCTGCTGCTGGTTGCGATCGGGAAGGCCAAGTTTGTGACGGCGGACATGGTGAAAGAAGGAGCCGTCGTGATCGATGTGGGCACCAATCGGTGGACCGACGGGAAGCTGTGCGGCGATGTCGATTTCGAGGCCGTGAGCCAGAAGGCCGGGTGGATTAGTCCTGTCCCTGGTGGCGTCGGCCCGATGACGATTGCCATGCTGCTGGACAATACCGTGGAGTCGGCGAAGAGAATGGCGGGGATGTTGTAGGAGGAAGGGGGCTCCCTTGCTCGCTGAACGCGCACAAAAAGACCGTGCTCGTTCAATGCGCGCAGTAGGAGCCCCCATTCCTCCTACAACGGTGTGGAAAAGTGAAGGAGTGGAAGGGGAACATGGGTAAGGAACCGCGACGGCTGAAAGAGGTGCTGGATTCAGGAGCGTTCGCTGTCACGGTCGAGTATAACCCGCCGAAGGGAACGAATATCTCCGGCGTGTTGGATAACGCCAGGCAGCTTGTAGGGCGTGTCCATGGCGTGAATGTGACCGACAACACGGCGGCCGTGGTGCGGGCCGGGTCGCTGCCGGTGTGCCGTCTTCTCTACGAGATGGGACACGATCCGGTGATGCAGCTGACCTGCCGGGACCGGAATCGGATCGCGATGCAGTCGGATCTCATGGGCGCCCATATGCTGGGTATCCGCAACATCCTCTGCCTGACCGGCGACTATCCGACCGTGGGGGACCATAAAGAGGCCAAGCCGGTCTATGATCTGGATTCCGTCCAAGTGATGCAACTGGTGCAGGGGCTGAACAACGGCCGGGACATGGCGGGCAACAAGCTGGACGGATCGACCGACTTCACGATCGGGGCGGCGGTGACGCCGGAGGCCGATCCGCTCGGCCCGATGCTGGCCAAGTTTGAGGTCAAAGTCAAAGCGGGAGCCCAGTTCTTTCAAACTCAGGCGATCTATGACCCCGACCAATTTGCGAGCTTCATGACGGCGGTGCGGCCGTACAAAGTGAAAGTGCTGGCCGGGATTCTCGTGCTGCGCAACCACAAGATGGCGGAGTTCATGAACGCTAATATTCCCGGCGTGTCGGTGCCTCAGAAGATGATCGATGAACTGAAGGCCGCCGGGCCGAAATCCGAGGATGTCGGCGTGGAGATCGCCGTGCGGACGATCAATGCGGTGCGGGCCCATTGTGATGGCGTGCACATCATGGCGATCAAGGCGACGCATCGACTGGCGGACATCATTACCAAGGCCCAGCTCGGCTGATGACTATTCCTGAATTTCAACAGCACAAGCGCCAGCGGAAAAAGCTGGTGGTCGTGACGGCCTATGACGCGCTGTTCACCCGCATCCTTGAACAGGCCGGGATCAATGCCATTCTGGTGGGAGATTCGCTTGGCGTGGTCGTGCAAGGCCAGGCCAACACCTTGTCCGTCACGATGGAGGACATGCTGTATCACACCAAGCTGGTGGCCGGTGCCGCCACGCAGGCGTTGGTGATCGGAGATATGCCCTTCATGTCCTATCAAGCCAGCCAGGAAGAGGCGGTGCGGAATGCCGGGCGCTTAATTCAAGCCGGCGCCCATGCGGTGAAGCTGGAAGGGGGGCGGCCGATGGCTGACCGGGTGGCGGCCATGACCGCGGTCGGCATCCCTGTCATGGGCCATCTCGGGATGACCCCGCAGTCGGTGAATCAATATGGCGGCTACAAAGTGCAGGGCAAGGCGAAGGATCGTGCGAAGGCTCTCCTGGCCGATGCCAAAGCGCTGGAGGCGGCGGGCGCGTTCGCCATCGTGCTGGAAGCCGTTCCTGTCTCGCTGGCCAAGGCGATGACGGCGGCACTCTCGATTCCAACCATCGGCATCGGGGCCGGTCCCCATTGCGATGGACAAGTGCTGGTGGTGTACGATTTACTCGGAATGTTTGACGACTTCGTGCCGAAATTCGTCAGGCCCTATGCGCACTTGAAAGCTGACGCGCTTCAGGCGCTTCGGCAGTTTAAGGAAGACGTGGAGCAAGGCACGTTCCCCAGCGATTCCGAATCCTACCACTGATCCCGCTTAGTTCAGCCCATTCAGGCGAATGCGCGGCGCCCAGAGCGCTGATCCCGGCGCACGGTTCCGCAGATTTTCGGTCAGGCCGCCGACATCCACCCCCATATAGGATGCCGGTACGCTTTGAAGTCGAATCATGCCGCGGTGCAGCAGATTGTGCGCCGCCTGAGGGTTTCCCATGAACAGTTTCAGATTGGCCGCGGCGAGCTGAATGATCGCTTGGAAGAAATTCCCCTGTTCGCTGCGCCGTCCGGCCGCATTCCAGAGTCCTTCGAACGTTTCATGGCATTCCCACCAGTACGCATAGTTGTAGAGGTCGATCCCGTACAGGTAGTCGGTGGATTGTGTCCACTGGCCGGGAGGGAGCAGCCCCGTCGTAGGCTCTTCTTGGCCATAAGAAGGGCCGCGAGGGTTGTGTCGTGGATGCTGGGACGTGCCTGGTATAAACCGGAAGGAGGGAAACGGGCGAGCCGAGTAACGAGGCCACGAGGGATCAGCCTGGCGCGGGTCAGTCACGGTGAAGCCGATCGGCGCACTCGACTTGATAGACGACACGATCTTCCAGTCGAATCGCCGTCAGGCGCCGTCCCCAGGCGCAGCCGCTGTCGAGTCCGAGCAGATTCTGTTCGATGTGCAAGCCGAGCGCGGCCCAATGGCCGAAGAGGACCGTGTGATCCGTGCTGCGCCGGTGCGGGATGCGAAACCAAGGGTGGTGTCCTGGGGGGGCGTCTTCAGGGTGGCCGGAAAATCCGGACAGGGCGCCTGTGAGAGTGCAGGTGCGCAAGCGGGTGAGGGCGCGGGTAATGGCGACGAGGCGCTCTGGCCCCGTTAAGTCCGGATCCCAGTGCGCGGCGGTGCCGTGAAAGAGGGCTTGGAGAAAGGCGCGATGGGCAGGTCCTGCGAGAACGGCTTCAACTTCGTGGGCCAGCTGCGCCGCCTCATCGATCGACCATTGCGGCAGAAGTCCGGCATGCACCATGAAATAAGCGCCTTCACGGTAGTGGAGCGGCTGCCGGCGCAGCCAGTCCATCAATTCCAGCCGGTCCTCTGCGGCCAAGACATCGTGGATCGTATCTTTCGGCCTTGGGGGTACGATGCCCTCCGACACGGCGAGCAAGAACAGATCATGATTGCCCAAGACCACTTGGGCGGATGAGCCCAGATGTTTCAGATAGCGCAGGACGCGCAACGAGCCAGGCCCGCGGTTGACCAGATCGCCCGCGCACCAGAGACGGTCGGAGGCCGGGTCGAACCGGATCTGTTCGAGTAATTGTTCGAAGGATTGGGCGCAGCCTTGAATGTCGCCGATTGCGTAGGTCGCCATTGTCTTGCGAGCCGGTGGTGGATGGGGCGAGGGTATCGCGCGCGTCCTCGAAATACAAGCACAGGAATGGGGCGGCGGAATGCGTGCTAGGCCGCGTCCTTGAAAGGAAGGGGCTTGGCCTGGTGCTCACGGATGAATGGTTCCACGAGCTCGCCCGGCAGGGGGTGGCTGAAGAAATAGCCCTGGATCTCATCGCATCCTTGGGCTTTGAGGATGTCAAGCTGGCCTTGGGTTTCGACGCCTTCGGCGAGCACGTGGAGCTTGAGCCCATGTGCCATGGCGATAATGGCCACGGCGATGGCCGCCTGTTCCGATTGTTCATCGAGGTCCTTGATGAACGCCCGGTCGATCTTGATCGTATCGATGGGAAACCGTTTGAGATAGGCGAGCGATGAATAGCCGGTGCCGAAGTCGTCGATGGCCAGGTGGAACCCCATGGCTTTTAACTGATGGAATATGGAGACGGCATTTTCCGCTTGCTGCATCGCGGTGCTCTCCGTCAGCTCCAGTTCGATCTTGCTGGGGGAAACGCCGGTTTCCCGGACGATGCGGGCGATCATCTCGACCAGCGATCGTTGATGAAACTGCACGGCAGAGAGATTGACGGCGATCGAGAGGTCGCCGAGGCCGCAGGCAGACCAGGCGACCTGTTGCCTGCAGGCCTGACGCAAGACCCATTCGCCGATGTCGCTAATCAATCCCGCTTCTTCCGCCAAGGGAATGAACGAGGCCGGAGACACCATGCCCCGCACCGGGTGGCGCCAGCGGATCAAGGCTTCGACGCCGGTGATGTTCCAGCGGCGGATATCCACCTGGGGCTGATAGTGAAGCAGAAATTCTTCCCGGGCGATGGCATTGCGAAGGTCGCTCTCCAGGCTGAGCCGTTCCGCCAGGGCGATGTTCATCGAGTGCGAATAAAACTGATAGGTGTTGCGGCCCTGGTCTTGCGCGGCGTGCATGGCTGCATCGGCATTGCGCAGGAGCGTATCGACGGTGTCCCCGTCCGTTCCCAGCAGGACGATGCCGATGCTGGCGGTGACGACAATGTCCTGGTTGTCGAGATGATAGGGGACGTTGAGCGCGTCCTGGATCCGTTGCGCGACCTTCGTGGTGTTTTGCACCGAAGAGAGATGCGTCAGGAGCACGGTGAACTCGTCTCCCCCCAGCCTGGAAAGCGTGGTGGGTTCCTGATCGTCGAATCGCGCGACGGTGTCGGATTGCCTGACGCAATAGCGGAGGCGCTCGGCGACTTCGCGGAGAATCGTGTCTCCGCATTTGGATCCGAGCGTATCGTTAATGCGCTGGAACCGGTCGAGGTTGATCAGAAAGACCGCGCCCCCCGTGCCATGGCGCTTGTGCGCGGCGAGGGCTTGGGCCACACGGTCTTGAAACAGCTGGCGATTGGGCAGCTGGGTGAGGCGGTCATAATTGGACAGGAAGTGGATTTGAGCTTCTGCCTGTTTTTGATCGGTGACATCCTGAATGGTTCCCGTGACGAAGGTGGCCGTGCCGCCGGGGGCGAAGACGGCTTCCGCCTGATGATGGACGACGCGAGTCGCTCCTGAGGGGAGCAGAATCCGATGGTCTTGCTGGAACGGGACTCCGGTGGCCAGCGCCTGATGGATGCCG
This is a stretch of genomic DNA from Nitrospira sp.. It encodes these proteins:
- a CDS encoding peptidylprolyl isomerase — protein: MMMQRRLTGLLGCLVLAVGLPFFGMSGIVAAADKGPAPKAEAPKSPRAIIKTKFGDIELKFYPDIAPKHVENFIKLAKEGFYNGTIFHRVIPGFMIQGGDPNTKDSLRKDAYGQGGPGFTVKAEFSDTPHKRGILSMARAADPDSAGSQFFIVVEDSRFLDRKYTAFGEVTKGIGVADKIVNVPRDGRDNPNERIEMTVTIVE
- the rnc gene encoding ribonuclease III, translating into MTPALPADSSSHPFAYQFKNPSLLEEALTHKSHVNERKGGVRPHNERLEFLGDAVLSLIVSDHLARLYPQLSEGSLSKLKATLVSEASLAQAARRLKLGSFLRLGRGEERSQGREKNSLLADALEAVIAAVYLDGGLEASRIFTEGVLAHELAQAEAQQGTPGGEDYKTRLQEWCQQRYDQLPQYDIVRETGPDHQKLFDVEVRVNGSVAGQGRGLSKKEAEQMAAQQALERLVP
- a CDS encoding PilZ domain-containing protein gives rise to the protein MYRRVQRECDGCILTATTVSRCRISDVSLNGCRIQSDREFAPGSFVMVRIWVPGVKEPIDIDQAVIRWERHGEIGLQIVALSNGADFQLARYVECSLSSARKAAPPVREQGWISGDGAGIPAHAHGAGQRAEA
- the panB gene encoding 3-methyl-2-oxobutanoate hydroxymethyltransferase — encoded protein: MTIPEFQQHKRQRKKLVVVTAYDALFTRILEQAGINAILVGDSLGVVVQGQANTLSVTMEDMLYHTKLVAGAATQALVIGDMPFMSYQASQEEAVRNAGRLIQAGAHAVKLEGGRPMADRVAAMTAVGIPVMGHLGMTPQSVNQYGGYKVQGKAKDRAKALLADAKALEAAGAFAIVLEAVPVSLAKAMTAALSIPTIGIGAGPHCDGQVLVVYDLLGMFDDFVPKFVRPYAHLKADALQALRQFKEDVEQGTFPSDSESYH
- a CDS encoding DUF309 domain-containing protein, with amino-acid sequence MTDPRQADPSWPRYSARPFPSFRFIPGTSQHPRHNPRGPSYGQEEPTTGLLPPGQWTQSTDYLYGIDLYNYAYWWECHETFEGLWNAAGRRSEQGNFFQAIIQLAAANLKLFMGNPQAAHNLLHRGMIRLQSVPASYMGVDVGGLTENLRNRAPGSALWAPRIRLNGLN
- a CDS encoding symmetrical bis(5'-nucleosyl)-tetraphosphatase; translation: MATYAIGDIQGCAQSFEQLLEQIRFDPASDRLWCAGDLVNRGPGSLRVLRYLKHLGSSAQVVLGNHDLFLLAVSEGIVPPRPKDTIHDVLAAEDRLELMDWLRRQPLHYREGAYFMVHAGLLPQWSIDEAAQLAHEVEAVLAGPAHRAFLQALFHGTAAHWDPDLTGPERLVAITRALTRLRTCTLTGALSGFSGHPEDAPPGHHPWFRIPHRRSTDHTVLFGHWAALGLHIEQNLLGLDSGCAWGRRLTAIRLEDRVVYQVECADRLHRD
- the folD gene encoding bifunctional methylenetetrahydrofolate dehydrogenase/methenyltetrahydrofolate cyclohydrolase FolD, whose protein sequence is MGARLIDGKALAQQVRDRLAVESAAVLAKTGMKPGLATILVGDDPASHQYVKSKQKACDAAGIYIDDHKLPASTTQAELLSLIERMNADPKIHGILVQLPLPKHIESRVVLEAVSPDKDADGFHPYNFGRLVEGNPVFEACTPKGVIKMLESTGIGIEGKRAVVLGRSNIVGKPLALMLLQRNATVTICHSKTKDIAAVCREADLLLVAIGKAKFVTADMVKEGAVVIDVGTNRWTDGKLCGDVDFEAVSQKAGWISPVPGGVGPMTIAMLLDNTVESAKRMAGML
- a CDS encoding EAL domain-containing protein; this translates as MNLPPLALIVDDDITLRVLARAALEQAGCRVEDAATGPEAIEAFQRETPHIVLMDIVMPGMDGFATCAALRQLPGGASVPILIMTGLDDVRSIETAYDAGATDFITKPWNGLVLSHRVRYMLRASHTLEELRERETRLAEAQRIAQLGNWRWELSSNRLIASGEVFRILGIDGHPAAMPFEQFLHHLHSPDRAAIEAGIHQALATGVPFQQDHRILLPSGATRVVHHQAEAVFAPGGTATFVTGTIQDVTDQKQAEAQIHFLSNYDRLTQLPNRQLFQDRVAQALAAHKRHGTGGAVFLINLDRFQRINDTLGSKCGDTILREVAERLRYCVRQSDTVARFDDQEPTTLSRLGGDEFTVLLTHLSSVQNTTKVAQRIQDALNVPYHLDNQDIVVTASIGIVLLGTDGDTVDTLLRNADAAMHAAQDQGRNTYQFYSHSMNIALAERLSLESDLRNAIAREEFLLHYQPQVDIRRWNITGVEALIRWRHPVRGMVSPASFIPLAEEAGLISDIGEWVLRQACRQQVAWSACGLGDLSIAVNLSAVQFHQRSLVEMIARIVRETGVSPSKIELELTESTAMQQAENAVSIFHQLKAMGFHLAIDDFGTGYSSLAYLKRFPIDTIKIDRAFIKDLDEQSEQAAIAVAIIAMAHGLKLHVLAEGVETQGQLDILKAQGCDEIQGYFFSHPLPGELVEPFIREHQAKPLPFKDAA
- the fabF gene encoding beta-ketoacyl-ACP synthase II, with the protein product MADRSTRRIVVTGLGLVTPLGTGVEKTWAALCAGQSGIGRITKFDPAGYDAQIAGEVRDFDPGRFIEKKEIKKMDTFIHYAVGAAQLAVDDAALKVAPEEATKVGVYIGSGIGGLGSIEHYHDVLKEKGPGRVSPFFIPMTIINLASGQVAIRIGAKGPNSCAVTACATGNHCIGDAFRLIQRGDADVMVAGGAEAAITPLGVAGFAAAKALSFRNDEPTKASRPFDKDRDGFVLGEGAGVVVLEELDHARRRGARIYAELIGYGMNSDAYHITAPPEEGEGAVRCMELALKDAGIAKDQVGYINAHGTSTMADAIETRAIKQVFGEQAYKIPVSSTKSMTGHLLGAAGGIEAVFSILALHHGMLPPTINLDNPDPACDLDYIPNQARAVPIQVALSNSFGFGGVNACLIFKRPEA
- a CDS encoding methylenetetrahydrofolate reductase, with the translated sequence MGKEPRRLKEVLDSGAFAVTVEYNPPKGTNISGVLDNARQLVGRVHGVNVTDNTAAVVRAGSLPVCRLLYEMGHDPVMQLTCRDRNRIAMQSDLMGAHMLGIRNILCLTGDYPTVGDHKEAKPVYDLDSVQVMQLVQGLNNGRDMAGNKLDGSTDFTIGAAVTPEADPLGPMLAKFEVKVKAGAQFFQTQAIYDPDQFASFMTAVRPYKVKVLAGILVLRNHKMAEFMNANIPGVSVPQKMIDELKAAGPKSEDVGVEIAVRTINAVRAHCDGVHIMAIKATHRLADIITKAQLG